From Thermostichus vulcanus str. 'Rupite':
TTGCGACGACAGACTTGCCCAGAACGTGACTGTCTCGCCAACCAGGGCATCTGGTACCTGCAACAGGTTTTCCTCTGAATGGGACATGGGAGCTAAATCAGATAGCAGTTGGGTTTGTTGCAATGAGCCGCTTTGGATAAGAGATCGCTCCATCCCGTGATAACAAGCGGTTGTGCCAGTTCAATAAACTCGATCGGCTATTTCGAGTCTCCGTTCATGATCGATATAACAATTGGAAAGCCGATGATCGGGTTCAGGTGCCCTCAACCTGCAGACTCTGGTGAATCGGGATCTGTGCTCAGTGTGGTAAGAGCTGCGGGCTTTAGCAATTCATGGTTCCACTCTCGCCTTGAGGAGGTTTCTATGTTTGCTTTTCTCTCAAAGATTGCTAGAGCANNNNNNNNNNNNNNNNNNNNNNNNNNNNNNNNNNNNNNNNNNNNNNNNNNNNNNNNNNNNNNNNNNNNNNNNNNNNNNNNNNNNNNNNNNNNNNNNNNNNTGCAGACTCTGGTGAATCGGGATCTGTGCTCAGTGTGGTAAGAGCTGCGGGCTTTAGCAATTCATGGTTCCACTCTCGCCTTGAGGAGGTTTCTATGTTTGCTTTTCTCTCAAAGATTGCTAGAGCAATTATCCGCGTATTTACTCCTGCCAAGTCAGATCTGGTCGAGGTCGGTTACCAGCCGATCACGGATGATATCTATCGCATCGATGGCTCAGCCTGTCACGTTAGCGATTTAGAAAGTTCATCATAGACCTTTGGATCCTGACTTCTGGCATCTAAAGCCAGTACCCATGAGCATCAGGCCAGAGATTGAGTTCGCCAGATTATTGTTTATCGGCCAAATTGTTGAGCCAATTTGTTTGGATCAGTTCCAGGTTGAAAAAACTGAATACCATCTGGATGCGGTTGGTTCGCATCGTGTCGGGAGGCTTTTCTCCTTGGGTTTGAGTTCTATTGATAATGTCAGACCAGTCAAAGTCTATCAAGCTAGTGGCGGCTCCGTTTGGATGGCCGCCACTTATTGTTTGGTTGCCAGTTGTTTGCAGGTTGTTTGCGAGAATAATAAAGATGCGTAGGGTTGATGATTGAGCGCCTCTTCTCGGTCTGTATTACCTTCTCTTGTGGTTTATCCGGCTACACCGAGAGATTTGGAGCCGTTGGCGGAGGTGCTAACTCAGGTTTTCCATCCACCGCTGGGGCTGCAACGCTGGATCTACCCGATTCGCAAGCTGGGCATTCGTGAGGATTTGCGCCTAAGGCTGGGCTCAAGGGATCCCTACTATTGTTGTTTGGCCGCTTCGGTGGGATCCCGTGTGGTGGGTACTGCAGAAATCTCCTTGCGAGCCATGGCCCATGGCAAATATCCCTATCTTTCCAATTTGGCGGTTCTACCGGGTTGGCGGCGGCAGGGGGTAGCTCGTCAGCTTCTGCTGGGTGCGGAAGGAGTGGTTCAGGTGTGGGGCTACCGCAATTTGCATTTGCACGTCCTGGAAGATAACTTTCCAGCTCGACAGCTCTATGCCCAACTCCGCTATATCCCGATTGAGCGGACCTCCCGACTCTGGCGGTGGCTAGGGGTGCCGCCCCAGTTGTTGTTGTGTAAGTGGCTATCCTGATCCCATAACGTAAAGTTATGTAAACTAGGTGGAAGGCTCAGGAACGAGGTGTTCAGGTGGTAGTTAAAGGATTGCGCATGGTTTGGCGGTGGTTAAGCCTGATGTTGAGTCTTGTGGGCTTGCTTGTGGGTCTCAGTGGTGTTCAGCCTGCCTGGGCGCAGTGGGGAACCACCCCTTTGCCTCAAATCGGCTTCCCTGCACCCGAGTTCGAGTTGGCGGATCAAACGGGGCAGTTGCGTCACCTGGCAGATTTTCGGGGTGAGTGGGTAGTGCTGTACTTCTACCCGCGCGACTTCACTTCCGGCTGCACTATCGAGGCTCGCCGCTTTCAGCAGGATCTGCCCAAGTTCCGGGCGATGGGGGCGCAAATTGTGGGCGTCAGTGCCGACTCCGTGGACTCCCACGAACGGTTCTGTTCGGCAGAGGGACTCCAATTTCCATTGCTGTCGGATCCAGACGGTAAGGTTAGCGAAGCCTATGGTTCCTGGATGGGGGATGTAGCCCTGCGCAACACCTTTTTGATTGACCGAGAGGGGATCCTGCGGGAGATTGACCCCATCGTGCATCCCTCTCGTCACAGTGCTGAGGTATTGGCGCAACTGCGAGAGCTGATCAA
This genomic window contains:
- a CDS encoding GNAT family N-acetyltransferase; its protein translation is MSASSRSVLPSLVVYPATPRDLEPLAEVLTQVFHPPLGLQRWIYPIRKLGIREDLRLRLGSRDPYYCCLAASVGSRVVGTAEISLRAMAHGKYPYLSNLAVLPGWRRQGVARQLLLGAEGVVQVWGYRNLHLHVLEDNFPARQLYAQLRYIPIERTSRLWRWLGVPPQLLLCKWLS
- a CDS encoding peroxiredoxin, encoding MVWRWLSLMLSLVGLLVGLSGVQPAWAQWGTTPLPQIGFPAPEFELADQTGQLRHLADFRGEWVVLYFYPRDFTSGCTIEARRFQQDLPKFRAMGAQIVGVSADSVDSHERFCSAEGLQFPLLSDPDGKVSEAYGSWMGDVALRNTFLIDREGILREIDPIVHPSRHSAEVLAQLRELING